The Streptomyces luteogriseus genome includes a window with the following:
- a CDS encoding four-helix bundle copper-binding protein, producing MTQQPATTTTPLSKEMQDCVQACMTCHSVCEETMSSCLQMGGPAQMQIMRTVMDCAEMTRMCADMMMRRSPLMAEMCAMCARACDMCAEACMSMPDDAQMMRCAEACRRCAESCRSMSAASM from the coding sequence ATGACCCAGCAGCCCGCCACCACCACCACCCCGCTCAGCAAGGAGATGCAGGACTGCGTCCAGGCGTGCATGACCTGCCACAGCGTGTGCGAGGAGACCATGAGCTCCTGCCTGCAGATGGGCGGCCCGGCCCAGATGCAGATCATGCGCACGGTCATGGACTGCGCCGAGATGACGCGCATGTGCGCCGACATGATGATGCGCCGCTCGCCCCTGATGGCCGAGATGTGCGCGATGTGCGCCCGGGCCTGTGACATGTGCGCCGAGGCGTGTATGTCCATGCCGGACGACGCGCAGATGATGCGCTGCGCCGAGGCGTGTCGCCGCTGCGCCGAGAGTTGCCGCTCGATGTCGGCCGCCTCGATGTGA
- a CDS encoding LCP family protein yields the protein MNDWPEGFSGDNRGSRYGRGSSSAQPESARVMRQVRRGPAASPGQAGYGGGVPPQPSYVDGGGYGPGDGYDSGYNTGQVYGSPGGRGPGGPGDGMYEPRPAPNWRRRIKVTAITVVTLLVVTSVGTYFWADSKLNRDVDLSKVIERPEAGEGTNYLIVGSDSRKGMSAEEKKKLHTGSAEGKRTDSMMILHTGGGAPTLISLPRDSNVTIPSFKGSDSGKFYPNTGRQTKLNAAYAEDGPELLVRTVEANTGLHIDHYVEIGFAGFANIVDAVGGVEMDIPQDIKDTKSGADLKKGKQTLNGEQALAFVRTRYALAGSDLDRTKNQQKFLSALANQVATPGTVLNPFKLYPTMSAGLDTLVVDKDMGLFDLASMFWAMKGVSGGEGKSMNMPIAGNAANGNLQWDTVKVKTLVNQLKNDEQVTVSGN from the coding sequence ATGAATGACTGGCCCGAGGGATTTTCCGGCGACAACCGCGGCAGCCGATACGGACGCGGAAGCTCGAGCGCACAGCCCGAGAGCGCCCGTGTCATGCGGCAGGTCCGCCGCGGTCCGGCGGCATCGCCCGGGCAGGCGGGGTACGGCGGCGGAGTACCTCCGCAGCCCTCGTACGTCGACGGCGGCGGCTACGGCCCCGGTGACGGCTACGACAGCGGCTACAACACCGGCCAGGTCTACGGCTCCCCCGGCGGCAGAGGCCCCGGGGGCCCGGGCGACGGCATGTACGAGCCGCGCCCCGCCCCGAACTGGCGCCGCCGTATCAAGGTGACGGCCATCACGGTGGTGACACTGCTGGTGGTGACGAGCGTCGGTACGTACTTCTGGGCCGACTCCAAGCTCAACCGCGACGTCGACCTGTCGAAGGTCATCGAGCGTCCCGAGGCGGGCGAGGGCACGAACTACCTGATCGTCGGCTCCGACAGCCGCAAGGGGATGTCGGCCGAGGAGAAGAAGAAGCTGCACACCGGGTCCGCCGAGGGCAAGCGCACGGACTCGATGATGATCCTGCACACCGGCGGCGGCGCTCCGACGCTGATCTCGCTGCCGCGCGACTCGAACGTCACGATCCCGTCGTTCAAGGGCTCCGACTCCGGCAAGTTCTACCCGAACACCGGCCGCCAGACGAAGCTGAACGCGGCCTACGCCGAGGACGGTCCGGAGCTGCTGGTGCGCACGGTGGAGGCCAACACCGGCCTGCACATCGACCACTACGTGGAGATCGGCTTCGCCGGCTTCGCGAACATCGTCGACGCGGTCGGCGGCGTCGAGATGGACATCCCGCAGGACATCAAGGACACCAAGTCCGGAGCGGACCTCAAGAAGGGCAAGCAGACGCTGAACGGCGAGCAGGCCCTCGCCTTCGTCCGCACCCGCTACGCGCTCGCGGGCTCCGACCTGGACCGTACGAAGAACCAGCAGAAGTTCCTCTCGGCCCTGGCCAACCAGGTCGCCACCCCGGGCACGGTCCTCAACCCCTTCAAGCTGTACCCGACCATGAGCGCCGGCCTGGACACCCTCGTGGTCGACAAGGACATGGGCCTGTTCGACCTGGCGTCCATGTTCTGGGCGATGAAGGGCGTCAGCGGCGGCGAGGGCAAGTCGATGAACATGCCGATCGCGGGCAACGCCGCCAACGGCAACCTCCAGTGGGACACCGTGAAGGTGAAGACGCTGGTGAACCAGCTGAAGAACGACGAGCAGGTCACCGTCTCGGGCAACTGA
- a CDS encoding acyl-CoA thioesterase, translated as MTDQAPAADSGGPEIPGKPTSASRTTLSHIMTHNDTNLLGTVHGGVIMKLVDDAAGAVAGRHSGGPAVTASMDEMAFLEPVRVGDLVHVKAQVNWTGRTSMEVGVRVLAERWNESAPATQVGSAYLVFAAVDADGKPRRVPPVRPETERDKRRYQEAQIRRTHRLARRRAIMDLREKRAAEGFED; from the coding sequence ATGACAGACCAGGCCCCAGCTGCGGATTCCGGCGGTCCGGAAATCCCGGGCAAGCCGACCTCGGCGTCCCGCACCACCCTCAGCCACATCATGACCCACAACGACACGAACCTTCTGGGGACCGTGCACGGCGGGGTGATCATGAAGCTGGTCGACGACGCGGCGGGGGCCGTGGCGGGACGGCACTCCGGTGGGCCCGCGGTCACCGCGTCCATGGACGAGATGGCGTTCCTGGAGCCGGTCCGCGTCGGTGACCTGGTGCACGTCAAGGCCCAGGTCAACTGGACCGGCCGGACCTCCATGGAGGTCGGCGTCCGGGTCCTGGCCGAGCGCTGGAACGAGTCCGCCCCGGCCACCCAGGTCGGCTCCGCCTACCTCGTCTTCGCCGCGGTCGACGCCGACGGCAAGCCCCGCCGGGTCCCGCCGGTCCGCCCGGAGACCGAGCGCGACAAGCGCCGCTACCAGGAGGCCCAGATCCGCCGCACCCACCGCCTGGCCCGCCGCCGCGCGATCATGGACCTGCGCGAGAAGCGAGCGGCGGAGGGCTTCGAGGACTGA
- a CDS encoding LCP family protein, whose product MPTPPRSPRSTAGPRRRPQPPTPRRAPRRPAPPARKPRWAMRAVTTLSVVVLASAGIGHAVMTSLDADIARVDPFRDMKNRPQAGHGMNVLLVGTDGREKISKEERRKYRLGGAPCHCTDTIMIVHISGDRERASVVSLPRDSYAVTPAHVDRVSGKRHHGHPVKLNAAYAEGGPQLTVRTVESMTKVKIDHYLEVDFTSFMKTVDVVGGVQICTTDPLKDSYTGLNLPAGRHTLAGGQALQFVRARHVDGASDLGRMKRQQRFMAALVERLTSSGILLNPMKFRDVTRAVLGSVRADKGFGTDEMLDLGRAMRNFSPSSSEFTTVPIGRMGYAVKGVGSTLKWDPVKSERLFQALRRDQPLSVHRSRGAALVVAVAPQQIRVQVENGTGTPGLGRRVDAALASTGFRTTHAPVNAATRDVKRTVVAYDPRWDRSARSLATALPGSELRAVKGLGATLKVIAGADFERVRKVRAEDPGQGEFGVVRGDEVACG is encoded by the coding sequence ATGCCCACGCCGCCGCGGTCCCCTCGGTCCACCGCCGGTCCCCGCCGCCGCCCGCAGCCCCCCACCCCCCGCCGCGCTCCGCGGCGACCCGCCCCGCCCGCCCGCAAGCCGCGCTGGGCCATGCGGGCGGTCACCACGCTGTCCGTGGTGGTCCTCGCCTCCGCCGGCATCGGGCACGCGGTGATGACCAGCCTGGACGCGGACATCGCCCGGGTCGACCCCTTCAGGGACATGAAGAACCGCCCGCAGGCGGGCCACGGCATGAACGTCCTGCTGGTCGGCACCGACGGCCGCGAGAAGATCAGCAAGGAGGAGCGCCGCAAGTACCGGCTGGGCGGTGCGCCCTGCCACTGCACCGACACGATCATGATCGTGCACATCTCCGGGGACCGGGAGCGGGCCAGCGTGGTGAGCCTGCCGCGCGACTCGTACGCGGTGACGCCGGCCCATGTCGACCGGGTGTCGGGCAAGCGGCACCACGGGCACCCCGTCAAGCTGAACGCCGCGTACGCCGAGGGCGGGCCGCAGCTGACCGTGCGCACCGTCGAAAGCATGACGAAGGTGAAGATCGACCACTATCTGGAGGTCGACTTCACCAGCTTCATGAAGACGGTGGACGTGGTCGGAGGCGTGCAGATCTGTACGACCGACCCCCTCAAGGACAGCTACACCGGCCTGAACCTGCCTGCCGGGCGGCACACCCTGGCGGGCGGGCAGGCGCTCCAGTTCGTCCGCGCCCGGCACGTCGACGGGGCGTCCGACCTGGGGCGCATGAAGCGGCAGCAGCGCTTCATGGCGGCGCTCGTGGAACGGCTCACCTCGTCCGGGATCCTGCTCAACCCGATGAAGTTCCGGGACGTGACGCGGGCGGTGCTCGGCTCCGTGCGGGCCGACAAGGGCTTCGGCACCGACGAGATGCTGGACCTGGGCCGCGCCATGCGGAACTTCTCCCCCTCCTCCTCCGAGTTCACCACCGTCCCGATCGGGCGCATGGGGTACGCCGTGAAGGGCGTCGGCTCGACGCTGAAGTGGGACCCGGTGAAGTCGGAGCGCCTCTTCCAGGCGCTGCGCCGGGACCAGCCGCTGTCCGTGCACCGGTCGCGCGGCGCGGCCCTGGTCGTCGCGGTCGCGCCGCAGCAGATCCGCGTCCAGGTGGAGAACGGCACCGGCACGCCCGGCCTCGGCCGCCGTGTGGACGCGGCCCTGGCCTCGACGGGCTTCCGCACGACGCACGCCCCCGTGAACGCCGCCACCCGTGACGTGAAGCGCACGGTGGTCGCCTACGACCCCCGCTGGGACCGCTCGGCCAGGTCCCTGGCGACCGCCCTGCCGGGCAGCGAACTGCGGGCGGTCAAGGGCCTGGGCGCCACCCTGAAGGTGATCGCGGGGGCCGACTTCGAACGCGTCCGCAAGGTCCGGGCCGAGGATCCGGGGCAGGGCGAGTTCGGGGTGGTGCGGGGGGACGAGGTGGCGTGCGGCTAG
- a CDS encoding glycosyltransferase family 2 protein has protein sequence MNANPDVRHPAVSVIMPVLNEERHLRGAVQAILAQEYAGEMEVVIALGPSTDRTDEIAAELVAEDARVHTVPNPTGRTPAALNAAINASRHPIVVRVDGHGMLSPNYIATAVRLLEETGAQNVGGIMHAEGENDWEHAVAAAMTSKIGVGNAAFHTGGQAGPAETVYLGVFRREALEQQGGYNVEFIRAQDWELNFRIREAGGLVWFSPELKVSYRPRPSMKALAKQYKDYGRWRHVVARFHEGSINLRYLAPPTAVCAIGAGILVGALLTPWGFVVPGGYLAAILLGSVPAGKGLPLKARLQIPVALATMHMSWGWGFLTSPRALAKKVIASRRPAVRADAAAS, from the coding sequence ATGAACGCCAATCCCGACGTGCGGCACCCCGCCGTTTCCGTGATCATGCCCGTCCTCAACGAGGAGCGGCATCTGCGGGGAGCAGTCCAAGCGATCCTCGCGCAGGAGTACGCCGGCGAGATGGAGGTCGTGATCGCCCTCGGTCCGTCCACGGACCGCACGGACGAGATCGCCGCCGAGCTCGTGGCCGAAGACGCGCGTGTCCACACCGTCCCCAACCCCACCGGCCGGACGCCCGCGGCGCTGAACGCGGCGATCAACGCCTCCCGGCATCCGATCGTCGTCCGCGTCGACGGGCACGGCATGCTCTCGCCGAACTACATCGCGACCGCCGTACGGCTCCTGGAGGAGACCGGCGCGCAGAACGTCGGCGGCATCATGCACGCCGAGGGCGAGAACGACTGGGAGCACGCGGTCGCCGCCGCGATGACCTCGAAGATCGGGGTCGGCAACGCCGCCTTCCACACGGGCGGCCAGGCCGGTCCGGCCGAGACCGTCTACCTCGGTGTGTTCCGGCGCGAGGCGCTGGAGCAGCAGGGCGGCTACAACGTGGAGTTCATCCGCGCCCAGGACTGGGAGCTGAACTTCCGCATCCGCGAGGCCGGCGGTCTGGTCTGGTTCTCGCCCGAGCTGAAGGTGTCGTACCGGCCGCGGCCGAGCATGAAGGCGCTGGCCAAGCAGTACAAGGACTACGGCCGCTGGCGCCACGTGGTCGCCCGCTTCCACGAGGGCTCGATCAACCTGCGTTACCTCGCCCCGCCGACCGCCGTGTGCGCGATCGGGGCCGGGATCCTGGTGGGCGCCCTGCTGACGCCGTGGGGCTTCGTCGTGCCGGGCGGCTATCTCGCGGCGATCCTGCTCGGCTCGGTGCCGGCGGGCAAGGGCCTGCCGCTGAAGGCGCGGCTGCAGATCCCCGTGGCGCTGGCCACGATGCACATGTCGTGGGGCTGGGGCTTCCTGACCAGCCCGCGGGCGCTGGCGAAGAAGGTCATCGCCTCCCGTCGCCCCGCGGTGCGTGCGGACGCCGCCGCGAGCTGA
- a CDS encoding LCP family protein, producing MAQSDVRGGATRHDSGGLAQDERPGTAAPAGGGSEGGRGGPGRRHGRRRGGGRRILRWSAIVLSVLILGTAGAGYLYYRHLNGNIDKGKRNAGESDVEKTGPNAAGQTPLNILLIGSDSRNSAENVKLGGGRDNIGSKPLADVQMLLHVSADRESASVVSIPRDTRVDIPKCTDPDTGETYPAKNTIINETLQRGGPGCTLATWQNLTGVYIDHWMMVDFAGVVDMADAIGGVPVCVNQNVWDRPLPGQRGGSGLKLKAGTHKVQGKEALQWLRTRHAWGSDPLRAKAQHMYMNAMIRTLKEQNVFTDTGRLMGLAESGTKALKVSEEIGTVKELYDVGMQLKSVPTNRITMTTMPWIEDPLDRNHLVPKPEDADTMWAMLRDDVSFDKAGKARAAGTSDPSPASGKATGPAAAPAEGLSVTVVNGTAGDEQAAVPQRAAAIVAALQQEGFTRAVAAGRQDPHGRTQVTYPKGTGEQGRANALSVAKAVGIPGSQVRATDDVTTTLTIGSDWREGTTYPKQKAPAAGDLPDSADALSADKKECMDVYRPYRW from the coding sequence ATGGCGCAGAGTGACGTGCGCGGAGGCGCCACACGGCACGATTCGGGCGGCCTGGCCCAGGACGAACGTCCGGGGACGGCGGCGCCCGCGGGGGGCGGGAGCGAGGGAGGCAGAGGCGGCCCCGGCCGACGGCACGGCCGGCGGCGCGGCGGCGGACGCCGGATACTGCGCTGGTCCGCGATCGTGCTGTCGGTCCTGATACTCGGGACGGCCGGCGCCGGATACCTCTACTACCGCCATCTCAACGGCAACATCGACAAGGGCAAGCGCAACGCCGGCGAGTCCGACGTCGAGAAGACCGGGCCCAACGCGGCCGGCCAGACCCCGCTCAACATCCTGCTGATCGGTTCCGACAGCCGGAACTCCGCGGAGAACGTGAAGCTCGGCGGCGGCCGGGACAACATCGGCAGCAAGCCCCTGGCGGACGTGCAGATGCTCCTGCACGTCTCGGCGGACCGCGAGAGCGCGTCCGTGGTGAGCATCCCGCGGGACACCCGGGTGGACATCCCCAAGTGCACCGATCCCGACACCGGCGAGACCTACCCGGCCAAGAACACGATCATCAACGAGACGCTCCAGCGCGGCGGCCCGGGCTGCACCCTCGCCACCTGGCAGAACCTCACCGGCGTGTACATCGACCACTGGATGATGGTCGACTTCGCCGGAGTGGTGGACATGGCGGACGCGATCGGCGGCGTCCCGGTCTGCGTCAACCAGAACGTGTGGGACCGGCCGCTGCCCGGCCAGCGCGGCGGCTCGGGGCTGAAGCTGAAGGCCGGCACCCACAAGGTGCAGGGCAAGGAGGCGTTGCAGTGGCTGCGCACCCGTCATGCCTGGGGCAGTGACCCGCTGCGTGCCAAGGCGCAGCACATGTACATGAACGCGATGATCCGGACGCTGAAGGAGCAGAACGTCTTCACCGACACCGGCCGTCTGATGGGTCTGGCCGAGTCGGGCACGAAGGCGCTGAAGGTGTCCGAGGAGATCGGCACGGTCAAGGAGCTGTACGACGTCGGCATGCAGCTGAAGTCCGTCCCGACGAACCGCATCACGATGACGACGATGCCGTGGATCGAGGACCCCCTGGACCGCAACCACCTCGTGCCCAAGCCCGAGGACGCCGACACGATGTGGGCGATGCTCCGCGACGACGTCTCCTTCGACAAGGCGGGGAAGGCACGCGCGGCCGGGACCTCGGATCCGTCCCCGGCGTCGGGGAAGGCCACGGGGCCCGCCGCCGCGCCGGCCGAGGGGCTGTCGGTCACCGTGGTCAACGGGACGGCCGGTGACGAGCAGGCCGCCGTTCCGCAGCGGGCCGCCGCGATCGTGGCCGCGCTGCAACAGGAGGGCTTCACCCGGGCCGTCGCCGCCGGCCGGCAGGATCCGCACGGCCGGACCCAGGTGACGTACCCGAAGGGCACCGGGGAGCAGGGCCGGGCCAACGCGTTGTCGGTGGCGAAGGCGGTCGGCATCCCCGGCAGTCAGGTGCGGGCCACGGACGACGTGACCACCACGCTGACCATCGGCAGCGACTGGCGGGAGGGCACGACCTACCCGAAGCAGAAGGCTCCCGCGGCGGGCGACCTGCCCGACTCCGCGGACGCGCTGAGCGCGGACAAGAAGGAGTGCATGGACGTGTACCGGCCGTACCGGTGGTGA
- a CDS encoding LCP family protein: MDAQGRGRAGDIDPADQWVLNPDTGEYELRLAPSAAQSSVPGPRPGGRGPSGAAGAARTRRTAPSRRSGAAAPDAEAPSPRRRPGAPADAAAGRRGRRPVQKKAKGKKALIWTGGTLAFVLVAASGAAYLYYEHLNDNITSVSDDGAGTGGFSKDRAINILLIGTDKRTGKGNEGYGDKNSAGHADTTLVLHVSKDRSNATVLSIPRDLITDIPDCPTTQEDGSEKVIPGKQRVRFNNSLGQEERTPSCTMRTITELTGLKMDHFMVADFNAVKTLTSAVGGVDVCLAKDIKDPDSKLDLPKGEHTIEGEEALAFVRTRHSVGFGGDLSRIELQQQFLGSMMRKLKSNDTLTSPSKMIKLAEAGTKALTVDSQISTIKKLADLGAELGKFDTKNLTFATVPVVDNPAEKVKATVVLKEPQAQQLFAMVRDDVSLTEVKQEKKREKAAEAARLKGTKAPASEVRVRILNGGAVAGSAQETLSWLQVQQGVTKSENGGNAEQPLAKTTLEYAPDQADQARRLAAVMGLSGAALKPGESVTNSQGVPAMTLTLGKDFEGAGVPLTTPAKVPEDVQKATADKVECAK; this comes from the coding sequence GTGGACGCGCAAGGCCGTGGGCGGGCGGGCGACATCGATCCCGCAGACCAGTGGGTACTCAACCCGGACACCGGCGAATACGAGCTGCGACTGGCCCCTTCCGCAGCGCAGTCGTCCGTCCCCGGGCCCCGTCCCGGTGGCCGTGGCCCGAGCGGAGCGGCGGGAGCGGCCCGTACCCGCCGGACCGCCCCCTCCCGGCGCTCCGGTGCGGCGGCACCCGACGCCGAGGCTCCTTCCCCGCGCAGACGCCCCGGCGCCCCGGCCGATGCGGCCGCGGGGCGCCGCGGGCGCCGTCCGGTGCAGAAGAAGGCGAAGGGCAAGAAGGCCCTGATCTGGACCGGCGGCACGCTGGCCTTCGTCCTGGTCGCGGCGAGCGGGGCCGCGTACCTCTACTACGAGCACCTCAACGACAACATCACGTCCGTCTCCGACGACGGCGCCGGCACCGGCGGGTTCAGCAAGGACCGCGCGATCAACATCCTGCTGATCGGCACCGACAAGCGCACCGGCAAGGGCAACGAGGGCTACGGCGACAAGAACAGCGCCGGGCACGCGGACACCACCCTGGTGCTGCACGTCTCCAAGGACCGTTCGAACGCGACGGTGCTGAGCATCCCGCGCGACCTGATCACCGACATCCCGGACTGTCCGACGACGCAGGAGGACGGCTCGGAGAAGGTCATCCCGGGCAAGCAGCGCGTGCGCTTCAACAACAGCCTCGGGCAGGAGGAGCGGACGCCGAGCTGCACCATGCGCACGATCACCGAGCTGACCGGGCTGAAGATGGACCACTTCATGGTGGCCGACTTCAACGCGGTCAAGACGCTGACCAGCGCGGTGGGCGGGGTCGACGTGTGTCTGGCCAAGGACATCAAGGACCCCGACTCCAAGCTCGACCTGCCCAAGGGCGAGCACACGATCGAGGGCGAGGAGGCCCTGGCCTTCGTCCGCACCCGGCACTCCGTGGGCTTCGGCGGCGACCTGAGCCGGATCGAGCTGCAACAGCAGTTCCTGGGCTCGATGATGCGCAAGCTGAAGTCCAACGACACCCTCACCAGCCCGTCGAAGATGATCAAGCTGGCGGAGGCGGGCACCAAGGCGCTGACCGTCGACTCCCAGATCAGCACGATCAAGAAGCTGGCCGATCTCGGGGCCGAGCTGGGCAAGTTCGACACGAAGAACCTCACGTTCGCCACCGTCCCCGTCGTCGACAATCCGGCGGAGAAGGTCAAGGCCACGGTGGTTCTGAAGGAGCCCCAGGCCCAGCAGCTGTTCGCGATGGTCCGGGACGACGTGTCGCTGACCGAGGTGAAGCAGGAGAAGAAGAGGGAGAAGGCCGCCGAGGCCGCCCGGCTGAAGGGCACCAAGGCGCCGGCCTCCGAGGTGCGGGTGCGGATCCTCAACGGCGGTGCCGTCGCCGGCAGCGCGCAGGAGACCCTCAGCTGGCTCCAGGTCCAGCAGGGCGTGACCAAGTCCGAGAACGGGGGCAACGCCGAGCAGCCGCTGGCGAAGACCACGCTGGAGTACGCGCCCGACCAGGCCGACCAGGCACGCCGGCTCGCCGCCGTCATGGGTCTGTCCGGTGCCGCGCTGAAGCCGGGCGAGAGCGTGACCAACTCCCAGGGCGTCCCCGCGATGACGCTGACCCTGGGCAAGGACTTCGAGGGTGCGGGCGTGCCGCTCACGACTCCGGCGAAGGTGCCGGAGGACGTGCAGAAGGCCACGGCCGACAAGGTCGAGTGCGCGAAGTGA
- a CDS encoding LCP family protein, with translation MDAQSRGRADDIDPADQWVLNPDTGEYELRLGTSTAQSGVPAPRRPRPSEAAPPARGRRESPGRSRTETPGRAVPPPRRRRGAPEEPLPGRRGRRPAKRASKSKKILLWTGGTMAFVLVAGAGAAYFYIEHLNGNIASVSDDGASTGGFQKDKAINILLIGTDKRTGKGNGSYGDAGSVGHADTTILLHVSKDRSNATALSIPRDLITDVPDCPTTQEDGTQKIIPGTRQVRFNTSLGQDGRTPSCTMRTVTELTGVKPDNFMVADFNAVKTLTSAVGGVEVCVGKDLDDPDSHLKLSKGTHTIEGEQALAFVRTRHAVGFGGDLSRIGLQQQFLSALMRKLKSNDTLTSPSKMLDLAEAGTKALTVDSQLDSIGKLKDLGLELGKLNTENLTFTTVPVIDNPTEKVKATVVLNESTAPQVFDMIKNDVSFTAVKEQKKKEAAAVAARLKGTKAPASEVRVRILNGGAVAGSAQETLSWLQNEEGVAKSENGGNAPASLAKTTLEYAPDQAGQARRLAAIMGLSGSAMKPGESVTNSQGLPAMTLTLGKDFEEAGVPLTAPSKAPEGVQKSTADKVECAK, from the coding sequence GTGGACGCGCAAAGCCGTGGGCGGGCGGACGACATCGACCCCGCAGACCAGTGGGTACTCAACCCGGACACCGGCGAATACGAACTGCGACTGGGCACTTCCACAGCGCAGTCGGGCGTCCCCGCGCCCCGCAGGCCGAGGCCCTCCGAGGCGGCCCCGCCGGCGCGCGGCCGTAGGGAGTCCCCCGGCCGGTCGCGAACCGAGACACCCGGGCGCGCGGTGCCGCCACCGCGCCGGCGCCGTGGGGCGCCGGAGGAGCCGCTGCCGGGCCGGCGCGGACGGCGTCCGGCGAAGAGGGCCTCGAAGAGCAAGAAGATCCTGCTGTGGACCGGCGGCACGATGGCGTTCGTGCTGGTCGCCGGTGCGGGCGCCGCGTACTTCTACATCGAGCACCTGAACGGCAACATCGCGTCCGTCTCCGACGACGGCGCGAGCACCGGTGGCTTCCAGAAGGACAAGGCCATCAACATCCTGCTGATCGGCACCGACAAGCGCACCGGCAAGGGCAACGGCAGCTACGGCGACGCGGGCAGTGTCGGGCACGCCGACACCACGATCCTGCTGCACGTCTCCAAGGACCGTTCGAACGCGACCGCGCTGAGCATCCCGCGTGACCTGATCACCGACGTGCCGGACTGCCCGACGACGCAGGAGGACGGCACCCAGAAGATCATCCCGGGCACGCGGCAGGTCCGCTTCAACACGAGCCTCGGCCAGGACGGCCGTACGCCCAGCTGCACCATGCGGACCGTGACCGAGCTGACCGGGGTCAAGCCGGACAACTTCATGGTCGCGGACTTCAACGCGGTCAAGACGCTGACCAGCGCGGTCGGCGGGGTCGAGGTCTGCGTGGGCAAGGACCTCGACGATCCGGACTCGCACCTCAAGCTGTCCAAAGGCACGCACACCATCGAGGGCGAGCAGGCCCTGGCGTTCGTGCGCACCCGGCACGCCGTCGGCTTCGGCGGCGACCTGAGCCGGATCGGGCTGCAGCAGCAGTTCCTGAGCGCGCTGATGCGCAAGCTCAAGTCCAACGACACCCTCACCAGCCCGTCGAAGATGCTCGACCTGGCCGAGGCGGGCACCAAGGCACTGACCGTGGACTCGCAGCTGGACAGCATCGGCAAGCTGAAGGACCTCGGCCTGGAGCTGGGCAAGCTCAACACCGAGAACCTGACGTTCACCACCGTTCCGGTCATCGACAATCCGACGGAGAAGGTGAAGGCCACGGTCGTGCTGAACGAGTCGACGGCTCCGCAGGTCTTCGACATGATCAAGAATGATGTCTCCTTCACCGCCGTCAAGGAGCAGAAGAAGAAGGAGGCCGCGGCGGTCGCCGCCCGGCTGAAGGGCACCAAGGCCCCGGCCTCGGAGGTGCGGGTGCGGATCCTCAACGGCGGTGCCGTCGCCGGCAGCGCGCAGGAGACGCTGAGCTGGCTGCAGAACGAGGAGGGTGTGGCGAAGTCGGAGAACGGCGGCAACGCACCGGCCTCGCTGGCGAAGACCACCCTCGAGTACGCGCCGGACCAGGCCGGCCAGGCCCGCCGTCTCGCCGCCATCATGGGCCTGTCCGGGTCCGCGATGAAGCCGGGCGAGAGCGTGACCAACTCCCAGGGGCTGCCCGCGATGACACTGACCCTCGGCAAGGACTTCGAGGAGGCGGGGGTCCCCCTCACCGCGCCTTCAAAGGCGCCGGAGGGCGTGCAGAAGTCCACCGCCGACAAGGTGGAGTGCGCCAAGTGA